One window of the Bombus pyrosoma isolate SC7728 linkage group LG5, ASM1482585v1, whole genome shotgun sequence genome contains the following:
- the LOC122567464 gene encoding transmembrane protein 245 isoform X1 — MDSTRSPMDNLFNMLSGFSAGHEKALKQGIYNAVALFFLCLISAAGFGLYIILRPFVKPLIWALLCGSVLFPFKYSLTTMVQSWFEKTEASHTPLIINLIVLPVQIVDKVSDSIGSFLWKRIKYIASAFLLAAIPLTIYHYIPTILSCLIWRICLIFSTIFGFFITTCNTFTIAFILIGYLSVLYIYWTPNNSIHFRYTSFVIWFMISLYVSNILGAYQIIVFITLQILYLIGFIYEVVGIVENQELENKQMTFMEAICFALTNNLTANIQQDSFPSFSKSEKVKNISRESMDDKINEEDKETKVRKFSSKSMSLDATNRCIMKGLQPPNIPLRDRYLLRRLKTELRMSIDIESDKVDTDKYMYGALYACIGMLLWKHRWMIYILIIPIAFYIIKQLGSYFGVGKMIENQCNIIIQIIKTWCIERHQALLPVNVRGLYKIGIMVDEKLTKTLKASVDSVVTIAVIFGLLIFTTCTSIFITIQVYTEGMHLIHITGEILNSSLMNNSDIDWLPEEWEDSVNSVLDNAYTYGRSAISDGIKGLVKDLDTTKAEQLEKKVLELWDRLYQAWMMSNESPDLIGPTVDVTAAYSVWESFKETPLQLFNMTNIQNFVKENIGICMSVLDSIWSIVKGNMSVILTIFTELFYIILMSGSAVLNFTLSMVVFFTTLFYLLSSSEKAYKPIELTTVFSPINCHSTLHVEGFAVALQEAVIGVFAATFKLASFFGMWTWFTHNLFQVKIIYLPSAFATILGAVPFLDAYFACIPATLELWFTQGSMTAILFFMFHFLPCNIVVTEFYKEIKGGGHPYLTGLSIVGGVFCLGVEGAIFGPLLLCCIMVAINLSRRYLHSPSEEVIPAYAQIKQ, encoded by the exons ATGGATAGTACACGGTCGCCTATGGATAACCTCTTTAACATGCTGTCCGGTTTCAGTGCAGGTCATGAAAAAGCCTTAAAACAAGGCATTTATAATGCCGTGGCACTGTTCTTTTTGTGTCTAATTTCAGCAGCGGGATTTggattgtatattatattgagACCTTTTGTAAAACCTCTAATTTGGGCTCTATTATGTGGGTCTGTTCTATTCCCTTTCAAATATTCGTTAACTACGATGGTACAATCATGGTTTGAAAAAACGGAAGCGTCTCATACtcctttaataataaatttaatagttCTGCCTGTACAAATAGTAGACAAAGTATCTGACAGTATAGGATCATTTTTATGGAAACGCATTAAGTACATTGCCAGTGCATTTTTATTGGCTGCGATACCTTTAactatatatcattacatACCTACTATATTAAGTTGCCTTATATGGAGAATATGTCTAATTTTTAGTACTATTTTTGGATTTTTTATAACAACATGCAACACGTTTACG ATTGCTTTTATACTTATTGGATATTTATctgtattgtatatttattggaCACCAAATAATTCCATACATTTCCGTTATACCTCATTTGTTATATGGTTCATGATTAGTTTATATGTCTCAAACATATTAGGTGCTTatcaaattattgtatttataacaCTACAGATACTATACTTGATAGGATTTATTTATGAGGTAGTAGGCATTGTGGAAAAccaagaattagaaaataaacaaatgacATTCATGGAAGCAATATGCTTTGCATTAACAAATAACTTAACTGCAAATATACAACAAGAttcatttccttcgttttctaaaagtgaaaaagtaaaaaatatcagTAGAGAGAGCATGGATGACAAGATAAATGAAGAagacaaagaaacaaaagttagaaaattctCCAGCAAGTCAATGTCATTGGATGCAACTAATAGATGTATAATGAAGGGACTGCAACCACCTAATATACCATTACGTGATCGTTATTTGTTAAGAAGATTGAAAACAGAATTACGAATGTCTATAGATATAGAAAGTGATAAGGTTGATACTGACAAATACATGTATGGTGCATTATATGCTTGCATTGGTATGCTCCTTTGGAAACATAGATGGatgatatacattttaattattcctatagccttttatattattaaacaactTGGGAGTTATTTTGGAGTAGGGAAGATGATTGAAAATCAATGCaacattattatacaaattataaaaacatggTGTATAGAAAGACATCAAGCTCTCTTACCAGTTAATGTTAGaggtttatataaaattggaatcatggttgatgaaaaattaacaaaaaccTTGAAAGCTTCAGTTGATTCTGTAGTAACAATTGCTGTGATTTTTGGCCTACTTATATTTACTACTTGTACCtctatttttataactatACAG GTTTATACAGAAGGTATGCATCTTATTCATATTACTGGAGAGATACTCAATTCATctttaatgaataattcagACATTGATTGGTTACCTGAAGAATGGGAAGATTCAGTTAATAGTGTGTTAGATAATGCTTACACATATGGACGAAGTGCTATTTCTGATGGA ATAAAAGGATTGGTAAAAGATTTAGATACTACAAAAGCTGAACAgttagaaaagaaagttttagAACTTTGGGATAGACTTTATCAAGCATGGATGATGTCTAATGAAAGTCCTGATTTAATTGGACCTACTGTAGATGTTACAGCAGCTTATTCAGTGTGGGAAAGTTTCAAAGAAACACCTTTAC AACTGTTTAACATGACCAATATACAAAactttgtaaaagaaaatattgggATTTGTATGTCAGTGTTGGACTCCATTTGGAGCATAGTGAAGGGAAATATGTCTGtgatattaacaatttttacagaattattttatattatacttatgaGTGGATCAGCAGTACTTAACTTCACTCTCAGTATG gTGGTGTTTTTTACAACGCTTTTTTACCTCCTTAGTTCTAGTGAAAAAGCATACAAACCTATTGAGTTAACTACAGTATTTAGTCCTATTAATTGTCACAG caCTCTCCATGTTGAGgg GTTTGCTGTAGCATTACAAGAAGCAGTAATTGGGGTATTTGCTGCAACATTTAAACTTGCTTCTTTCTTTGGCATGTGGACATGGTTTACACATAATTTGTtccaagtaaaaataatttatttaccatCAGCTTTTGCAACTATACTCGGTGCCGTGCCATTTTTGGACGCATATTTTGCTTGCATCCCAGCTACTTTGGAACTCTGGTTTACTCAAGGATCTATGACTGCTATTCTGTTTTTcatgtttcattttcttccttgcAATATTGTTGTAACTGAATTctacaaagaaattaaagg GGGTGGACATCCGTATCTAACAGGTCTTTCCATAGTAGGTGGCGTCTTTTGCTTAGGCGTAGAAGGTGCCATTTTTGGTCCCTTATTGCTATGCTGTATAATGGTAGCAATTAATCTAAGTCGTCGTTACCTACATTCGCCATCAGAAGAAGTTATACCCGCGTATGCACAAATTAAACAGTAA
- the LOC122567464 gene encoding transmembrane protein 245 isoform X2, whose translation MDSTRSPMDNLFNMLSGFSAGHEKALKQGIYNAVALFFLCLISAAGFGLYIILRPFVKPLIWALLCGSVLFPFKYSLTTMVQSWFEKTEASHTPLIINLIVLPVQIVDKVSDSIGSFLWKRIKYIASAFLLAAIPLTIYHYIPTILSCLIWRICLIFSTIFGFFITTCNTFTIAFILIGYLSVLYIYWTPNNSIHFRYTSFVIWFMISLYVSNILGAYQIIVFITLQILYLIGFIYEVVGIVENQELENKQMTFMEAICFALTNNLTANIQQDSFPSFSKSEKVKNISRESMDDKINEEDKETKVRKFSSKSMSLDATNRCIMKGLQPPNIPLRDRYLLRRLKTELRMSIDIESDKVDTDKYMYGALYACIGMLLWKHRWMIYILIIPIAFYIIKQLGSYFGVGKMIENQCNIIIQIIKTWCIERHQALLPVNVRGLYKIGIMVDEKLTKTLKASVDSVVTIAVIFGLLIFTTCTSIFITIQVYTEGMHLIHITGEILNSSLMNNSDIDWLPEEWEDSVNSVLDNAYTYGRSAISDGIKGLVKDLDTTKAEQLEKKVLELWDRLYQAWMMSNESPDLIGPTVDVTAAYSVWESFKETPLQLFNMTNIQNFVKENIGICMSVLDSIWSIVKGNMSVILTIFTELFYIILMSGSAVLNFTLSMVVFFTTLFYLLSSSEKAYKPIELTTVFSPINCHRFAVALQEAVIGVFAATFKLASFFGMWTWFTHNLFQVKIIYLPSAFATILGAVPFLDAYFACIPATLELWFTQGSMTAILFFMFHFLPCNIVVTEFYKEIKGGGHPYLTGLSIVGGVFCLGVEGAIFGPLLLCCIMVAINLSRRYLHSPSEEVIPAYAQIKQ comes from the exons ATGGATAGTACACGGTCGCCTATGGATAACCTCTTTAACATGCTGTCCGGTTTCAGTGCAGGTCATGAAAAAGCCTTAAAACAAGGCATTTATAATGCCGTGGCACTGTTCTTTTTGTGTCTAATTTCAGCAGCGGGATTTggattgtatattatattgagACCTTTTGTAAAACCTCTAATTTGGGCTCTATTATGTGGGTCTGTTCTATTCCCTTTCAAATATTCGTTAACTACGATGGTACAATCATGGTTTGAAAAAACGGAAGCGTCTCATACtcctttaataataaatttaatagttCTGCCTGTACAAATAGTAGACAAAGTATCTGACAGTATAGGATCATTTTTATGGAAACGCATTAAGTACATTGCCAGTGCATTTTTATTGGCTGCGATACCTTTAactatatatcattacatACCTACTATATTAAGTTGCCTTATATGGAGAATATGTCTAATTTTTAGTACTATTTTTGGATTTTTTATAACAACATGCAACACGTTTACG ATTGCTTTTATACTTATTGGATATTTATctgtattgtatatttattggaCACCAAATAATTCCATACATTTCCGTTATACCTCATTTGTTATATGGTTCATGATTAGTTTATATGTCTCAAACATATTAGGTGCTTatcaaattattgtatttataacaCTACAGATACTATACTTGATAGGATTTATTTATGAGGTAGTAGGCATTGTGGAAAAccaagaattagaaaataaacaaatgacATTCATGGAAGCAATATGCTTTGCATTAACAAATAACTTAACTGCAAATATACAACAAGAttcatttccttcgttttctaaaagtgaaaaagtaaaaaatatcagTAGAGAGAGCATGGATGACAAGATAAATGAAGAagacaaagaaacaaaagttagaaaattctCCAGCAAGTCAATGTCATTGGATGCAACTAATAGATGTATAATGAAGGGACTGCAACCACCTAATATACCATTACGTGATCGTTATTTGTTAAGAAGATTGAAAACAGAATTACGAATGTCTATAGATATAGAAAGTGATAAGGTTGATACTGACAAATACATGTATGGTGCATTATATGCTTGCATTGGTATGCTCCTTTGGAAACATAGATGGatgatatacattttaattattcctatagccttttatattattaaacaactTGGGAGTTATTTTGGAGTAGGGAAGATGATTGAAAATCAATGCaacattattatacaaattataaaaacatggTGTATAGAAAGACATCAAGCTCTCTTACCAGTTAATGTTAGaggtttatataaaattggaatcatggttgatgaaaaattaacaaaaaccTTGAAAGCTTCAGTTGATTCTGTAGTAACAATTGCTGTGATTTTTGGCCTACTTATATTTACTACTTGTACCtctatttttataactatACAG GTTTATACAGAAGGTATGCATCTTATTCATATTACTGGAGAGATACTCAATTCATctttaatgaataattcagACATTGATTGGTTACCTGAAGAATGGGAAGATTCAGTTAATAGTGTGTTAGATAATGCTTACACATATGGACGAAGTGCTATTTCTGATGGA ATAAAAGGATTGGTAAAAGATTTAGATACTACAAAAGCTGAACAgttagaaaagaaagttttagAACTTTGGGATAGACTTTATCAAGCATGGATGATGTCTAATGAAAGTCCTGATTTAATTGGACCTACTGTAGATGTTACAGCAGCTTATTCAGTGTGGGAAAGTTTCAAAGAAACACCTTTAC AACTGTTTAACATGACCAATATACAAAactttgtaaaagaaaatattgggATTTGTATGTCAGTGTTGGACTCCATTTGGAGCATAGTGAAGGGAAATATGTCTGtgatattaacaatttttacagaattattttatattatacttatgaGTGGATCAGCAGTACTTAACTTCACTCTCAGTATG gTGGTGTTTTTTACAACGCTTTTTTACCTCCTTAGTTCTAGTGAAAAAGCATACAAACCTATTGAGTTAACTACAGTATTTAGTCCTATTAATTGTCACAG GTTTGCTGTAGCATTACAAGAAGCAGTAATTGGGGTATTTGCTGCAACATTTAAACTTGCTTCTTTCTTTGGCATGTGGACATGGTTTACACATAATTTGTtccaagtaaaaataatttatttaccatCAGCTTTTGCAACTATACTCGGTGCCGTGCCATTTTTGGACGCATATTTTGCTTGCATCCCAGCTACTTTGGAACTCTGGTTTACTCAAGGATCTATGACTGCTATTCTGTTTTTcatgtttcattttcttccttgcAATATTGTTGTAACTGAATTctacaaagaaattaaagg GGGTGGACATCCGTATCTAACAGGTCTTTCCATAGTAGGTGGCGTCTTTTGCTTAGGCGTAGAAGGTGCCATTTTTGGTCCCTTATTGCTATGCTGTATAATGGTAGCAATTAATCTAAGTCGTCGTTACCTACATTCGCCATCAGAAGAAGTTATACCCGCGTATGCACAAATTAAACAGTAA
- the LOC122567463 gene encoding beta-mannosidase has protein sequence MSDSMERDKVEMFTSKEREEEEEEMKRELIDMKMYETWYTYKDMKEILGFINESKDMANMANDEKDTQKELIQSSSECTSEVMLKANLAQELEIQEHNDATQSIHSYKPNHTSPIHERTSSHGCSNSDLAAAIADSRNPMYRGKKFDSKDTFIRLQDNSNIRDNYSHSTSKYISLKSKSSLQDSDIINSAETKMDTHSECDQKLDRWQINPLDSCVSENDVPLQEPNRPVVEDRMPFRLCKDAQTPETLEKLLPELNFYLKQTAELWHSWHRTTDTKFQWGSPIQVGLAKDNLDKKLVKDIKTDQNQMECTNKHSNERPHKRKSTMILSSFSDITYSSSDEDEDTIKKKKIQSHEDTNRVLRSNKMVCTARGSEKNKNLNQDSDSSLLADNMETEHFKAECKKESKEYLSPESIPLCPKKVPHNVKRSITKRREHIINMSSSSPLAHSSNEKQNAITLISKNKSSILTDEKILMELENDNANDNVKTMFESTETKPLPKKGFSSRINNVYVSLEKLQLEKRKRHEIEKEEAEKKEADQKKKKEEFYKKQLEGRQRREKQREEEEKHKEGKTKKWNTIVDVKSLKKANKDEERLQGLNRQNKCTTSVEDNMLSEDDSTSVSREMEITENNLTNNVNCPICNKSFPSDKIETHAAGCEQYISDNECENDLYIVENKSSPISINNTEILECGVCSKYKTTNGIHYEDHVNSCLQRQHEEESSNGKITTNKHEHEIIFPATVPGGIYTDLSKAHIIPNNFNENNDVTNRWVGNQSVTYTKGFYVNSTLLNAPKVVLIFHGVDTFATIFLNAQKVGETSNMFLRYTFDVTKHLEKGENLLEVSFSSPVKVAEALHNKQALKYVIPPICNPDSYNGECHINYIRKMQASFSWDWGPAFPSMGIWKSVEIIPINEIYIMDVTTDIHKEGKFWNVIITLFLETTSRSNTTCHISSILNVNEQSNIHNTSNINLQTDTKSTILLKVPTNLVHEWWPNGYGNQTLYSLTVTAVTSINVKQKTIRIGFRTVELVQKTLKEGLSFYFQINNIPIFAKGSNFIPASIFPELTTKTDTIKHLLTSAKEANMNMLRVWGGGLYESELFYNIADEYGIMIWQDFMFACGMYPTTKDFLESVKKEVIQNVQRLKNHPSIVLWAGNNENEAALYGNWYGTGTKQIYKTDYIKLYVDLIKKEVEQLDYTRPFVISSPSNGLYTEKYNYIGKDPYSKLFGDVHYYNYFNNGWDMNQYPRARFSSEYGFQSLPSIYTMLPVTRTITDLDIDSNFFKHRQHLPLGTVYLKNLISKNLKLPDTQDSLRRFENYIYLSQINQAVSVKIQTEFYRQSKSDLNEIGEGMTMGALYWQLNDVWQAPSWSSIDYDGRWKMLHYYAMEFFAPIIVTYYINNMQLLIYIVSDMTYSIKNATLEVNLYAWNSIKPVQSYVHPNIIIEANTVNKIHNNLLEYSWILNSTTLNECQSNFSTKSNCITTLTLRDKTGIPIAPRNYIYPSNALKNIALPIANVSVKVQDNHLPGRYFNYPDIELELITNNIALFVWLEAGNVCGRFSENGFHMFENKKNVTFHAYEFITPEALRKSLKVTTLSGIY, from the exons atgtcAGATAGCATGGAACGAGATAAAGTTGAGATGTTCACATctaaagaaagggaagaagaagaagaagaaatgaaacgagAACTTATAG atatGAAAATGTACGAGACATGGTATACTTACAAagatatgaaagaaattttaggGTTTATTAATGAATCTAAGGATATGGCAAATATGGCTAATGATGAAAAAGATACACAAAAG GAATTAATCCAATCTTCTAGTGAATGTACCTCCGAGGTAATGCTCAAGGCAAATTTAGCACAAGAATTGGAGATACAAGAACACAATGATGCAACTCAGTCGATACACTCTTATAAACCTAATCATACATCACCAATACATGAAAGAACATCTTCACATGGATGTAGCAATTCTGATCTTGCCGCTGCTATTGCTGATTCAAGAAACCCTATGTACAGAGGGAAAAAATTTGATAGCAAAGATACATTTATTAGATTACAAGACAATTCAAATATCCGAGATAATTATTCTCATAGCAcgagtaaatatatttctttaaaatcaaAAAGTTCTTTACAAGATtcagatattataaatagcgCAGAAACAAAAATGGACACACATTCTGAATGTGATCAAAAATTGGATCGATGGCAAATTAATCCACTTGATTCTTGTGTTAGCGAAAATGATGTGCCTTTGCAAGAGCCAAATCGGCCAGTAGTTGAAGATCGCATGCCATTTAGATTATGCAAAGATGCACAAACACCTGAGACGCTTGAGAAGTTACTGCCTgaattaaacttttatttgaaacagaCAGCAGAGTTGTGGCATAGTTGGCACCGTACTACTGATACTAAGTTTCAATGGGGGTCACCCATTCAG GTGGGTCTTGCTAAAGATAATTtggataaaaaattagtaaaagatattaagaCTGATCAGAATCAGATGGAATGTACAAACAAACATAGCAATGAACGACCTCATAAACGTAAATCAACTatgattctttcttctttctctgatataacatattctagCAGTGATGAGGATGAAgatactattaaaaaaaagaaaattcagtCTCATGAAGATACAAACAGGGTATTACGTTCAAATAAAATGGTATGTACTGCTAGAGGcagtgaaaaaaataaaaatttaaaccaAGACAGTGATAGCAGTCTCTTAGCAGATAATATGGAAACTGAACATTTTAAAGCagaatgtaaaaaagaatctAAAGAGTATTTATCACCTGAATCAATTCCCTTATGTCCAAAAAAAGTACCTCACAATGTTAAAAGAAGTATTACTAAAAGGAGAgaacatattattaatatgtcTTCTAGCAGTCCATTAGCACATAGTAgcaatgaaaaacaaaatgcaataactttaatatctaaaaataaaagtagtaTTCTCACTGATGAAAAAATTCTCATGGaattagaaaatgataatGCTAACGACAATGTTAAAACAATGTTTGAGAGTACAGAAACTAAACCATTACCAAAGAAAGGTTTTTCAAGTAGAATAAACAATGTATATGTTTCTTTGGAAAAACTTCAGcttgaaaaacgaaaaaggcatgaaattgaaaaggaagaagctgagaaaaaggaagctgaccaaaagaaaaagaaagaagaattttataaaaaacaattaGAAGGAAggcaaagaagagaaaagcaaagagaagaggaggaaaagcataaagaaggaaaaaccAAAAAGTGGAATACTATAGTAGACgtgaaatctttaaaaaaagctAACAAAGATGAAGAAAGATTACAGGGTTTAAATCGACAAAACAAGTGTACAACATCAGTAGAGGATAACATGTTGTCCGAG GACGATAGTACTTCTGTATCTAGAGAAATGGAGATAACAGAGAATAATCTCacaaataatgtaaattgccccatttgtaataaatcttttccaagtgataaaatagaaacacatGCTGCTGGATGCGAACAATATATATCTGATAATGAATgcgaaaatgatttatatatagtGGAAAATAAATCATCGCCAATAAGCATTAACAATACTGAAATTCTTGAATGTGGTGTttgttcaaaatataaaaccaCTAACGGAATACATTATGAAGATCATGTTAATAGTTGCTTACAAAGACAGCATGAAGAAGAATCGTCAAATG GTAAAATTACGACCAATAAACATGAACATG aaattatatttcctgCAACTGTACCAGGAGGAATTTATACAGATTTGAGTAAGGCACATATTAtaccaaataattttaatgaaaataatgatgTAACTAATCGATGGGTTGGTAATCAATCAGTTACTTATACTAAAGGTTTTTATG TAAACAGTACCTTATTAAATGCACCTAAAGtagtattaattttccatggtGTAGATACATTTGCTACAATCTTTTTAAATGCACAAAAAGTTGGAGAAACGTCAAATATGTTTTTAAGATATACATTTGATGTAACAAAACACTTAGAA aaaggagaaaatttattggaagtttctttttcttcccctGTTAAAGTAGCTGAGGCCTTACACAATAAACAAGCATTGAAGTATGTTATTCCTCCAATATGCAATCCAGATAGTTACAATGGAGAATgtcatataaattatataagaaaaatgcAAGCAAGTTTTTCTTGGGATTGGGGTCCAGCTTTTCCATCAATGGGTATTTG GAAAAGTGTAGAAATAATTCccataaatgaaatttatattatggaTGTTACAACAGATATtcataaagaaggaaaattttgGAATGTTATAATCACATTATTTCTTGAAACTACCTCACGAAGTAACACAACTTGTCATATCTCATCTATTCTTAATGTTAATGAACaatcaaatattcataataccagcaatattaatttacaaacaGACACAAAAAGTACTATACTTCTTAAAGTACCTACA aaCCTTGTACATGAATGGTGGCCAAATGGTTATGGCAATCAAACTCTTTACTCATTAACTGTAACTGCAGTTACTTCTATTAATGTTAAGCAGAAAACTATACGCATTGGTTTTAGAACAGTAGAGCTTGTACAAAAGACTCTGAAAGAAGGATTAAgcttttattttcagataaataatattccaatatttgcGAAGGGTAGTAATTTCATTCCAGCTAGTATTTTTCCTGAGTTAACTACAAAGACAGATACAATTAAGCACTTACTAACATCTGCCAAGGAAGCAAACATGAATATGCTTAGAGTATGGGGAGGTGGACTTTATGaatctgaattattttataatatagcTGATGAATATGGAATCATGATTTGGCAAGATTTCATGTTTGCATGTGGAATGTATCCTACTACAAAAGACTTTCTTGAATCAGTTAAGAAGGAAGTaatacaaaatgtacaaagattaaaaaatcatcCTAGTATTGTTCTTTGGGctggaaataatgaaaatgaagcaGCTCTATATGGAAATTGGTATGGAACTGGAactaaacaaatatataaaactgatTATATCAAACTTTATGTAGACTTAATTAAGAAAGAAGTAGAACAACTTGATTACACACGACCTTTTGTAATATCTAGTCCTAGTAATGGATTGTATacagagaaatataattatattgggAAAGATCCATATTCGAAGTTATTTGGAgatg ttcATTATTAcaactattttaataatgGATGGGATATGAACCAATATCCTCGTGCAAGGTTTTCATCTGAATATGGGTTTCAATCGCTACCGTCAATTTATACTATGTTGCCGGTTACAAGAACTATTACTGATTTAGATATAGACAGCAACTTCTTTAAACATCGTCAACATTTACCATTAGGAACAGTATATTTGAAGAAtcttatttcaaaaaatttaaaattacctGACACTCAAGATAGTCTAAGAAGattcgaaaattatatatatttaagccAAATTAATCAAGCTGTTTCGGTAAAAATACAAACAGAGTTTTATCGGCAATCAAAGTCGGATTTAAACGAAATAGGAGAGGGAATGACAATGGGTGCTTTATATTGGCAATTAAATGATGTTTGGCAAGCTCCATCTTGGTCTTCCATAG attatGATGGACGATGGAAAATGCTTCATTATTATGCTATGGAATTTTTTGCACCTATTATAGTTACATACTATATCAATAATATGCAGCTTTTAATCTATATTGTCTCTGATATGacatattcaataaaaaatgctACTTTAGAAGTGAATCTTTATGCATGGAATAGCATAAAACCTGTACAATCATATGTTCATcctaatataattatt gAAGCAAAtacagtaaataaaattcataataatttactagAATATTCATGGATTTTAAATTCTACAACACTTAATGAATGTCAATCTAACTTTAGTACTAAAAGTAATTGTATTACAACACTCACCTTGAGAGACAAAACTGGAATTCCAATAGCACcaagaaattacatatatccAAGCAATGCTCTGAAGAACATTGCATTACCAATTGCAAATGTTTCT gTAAAAGTACAAGATAATCATTTACCtggaagatattttaattatccagATATTGAACttgaattaataacaaataatatagcACTTTTTGTATGGCTAGAAGCTGGTAATGTTTGTGGTCGTTTCTCAGAAAATGGTTTCcatatgtttgaaaataagaaaaatgttactttCCATGCATATGAATTTATCACACCAGAAGCGCTAAGAAAATCTTTGAAAGTTACTACACTTTCtggtatttattaa